In Salvelinus namaycush isolate Seneca chromosome 15, SaNama_1.0, whole genome shotgun sequence, a genomic segment contains:
- the LOC120060193 gene encoding zinc finger protein 395-like isoform X1, translating to MLPKSRLGKRSPLGALVCTSCPSMESTLETGGHGDPEGGVGGPTMGSPGPQHLSRFNNKLLPGQKVYVLCGGRECTGVVEQHNHVDNEVALLLPVLGQHVLRKLEDVWTCPTVPPPPSTTTQGTGRPHQMSSCIDVPRRSAESMDEMMAALVLTSLSCSPLVPSPPQRDTVTAGSAGMECGGGELSDSGSSGYWSCDHGYGSPAPSPTITETEGHSLAVPPDEGLDMEQVLFDEPAPRKRRNSVKVAYRCLWPNCGKILKSVVGIKRHIRTLHLGQVSEHERCSCSEEDFYYTEIHQREPRPLTRPLGVSTPSTPWLACTSPPSPSPAGVGPGAGGDSPTEVSPQLSQSAPSTPDFFWQVHSEHSYQVPVQVVAPPVSVSYSCHCTTPTSTPHPRQGASFRVRSVSVGEQWLQQHSAPIRPHPVSTSPQRSHWSTRRIRGEAKKCRKVYGIEHRDQWCTACRWKKACQRFLD from the exons ATGTTACCTAAGAGTCGTCTGGGGAAACGTTCCCCATTAGGGGCGTTGGTGTGTACCTCCTGCCCCTCCATGGAGAGCACATTGGAGACAGGGGGTCATGGGGACCCTGAGGGGGGTGTGGGGGGCCCAACCATGGGATCACCAGGGCCCCAGCATCTCAGCAGATTCAACAACAAACTACTTCCTGGACAGAAG gTGTATGTGTTGTGTGGAGGGCGTGAGTGCACAGGGGTAGTGGAGCAACACAACCATGTGGATAATGAGGTGGCTCTCCTACTGCCTGTCCTGGGACAGCATGTCCTGAGGAAACTAGAGGACGTATGGACCTGCCCCACCGTCCCGCCTCCACCTTCTACTACGACACAGGGCACAGGCAGACCACACCAAATGTCCTCCTGCATCGATGTGCCCAGGAG GAGTGCGGAGTCTATGGATGAGATGATGGCAGCCCTGGTTCTGACCAGCCTGTCCTGCAGCCCTCTGGTCCCGAGCCCTCCtcagagagacacagtcacag caGGTTCTGCTGGTATGGAGTGTGGAGGCGGGGAACTCTCAGACAGCGGCAGTAGTGGCTACTGGAGCTGTGACCATGGCTACGGAAGCCCGGCCCCCTCTCCAACAATCACAGAAACAGAGGGTCACAGCCTGGCCGTGCCCCCTGATGAGGGATTGGACATGGAGCAGGTGCTGTTTGATGAGCCAGCACCACGGAAACGCAGG AACTCAGTGAAGGTGGCCTACAGGTGTCTGTGGCCCAACTGTGGGAAGATTCTGAAGTCTGTCGTTGGGATTAAACGTCACATCCGTACCCTGCACCTGGG CCAAGTCAGTGAGCATGAGCGTTGCTCCTGCAGCGAGGAGGACTTCTACTACACAGAGATACATCAGCGGGAGCCGCGGCCTCTCACCCGACCTCTAGGGGTCTCTACCCCCAGCACCCCATGGCTGGCCTGCACCTCcccccccagcccctctcccGCTGGCGTAGGACCAGGAGCTGGAGGAGACTCCCCCACAGAAGTGAGCCCCCAGCTCAGCCAGTCTGCCCCCTCCACCCCGGACTTCTTCTGGCAGGTCCACTCTGAGCACTCCTACCAG GTTCCAGTCCAGGTGGTGGCTCCACCTGTCTCGGTCTCCTACTCATGCCATTGTACCACACCTACCTCAACCCCCCACCCAAGACAG GGTGCGTCGTTCCGTGTGAGGTCAGTCAGTGTGGGAGAACAGTGGCTGCAGCAGCACAGTGCCCCCATCAGACCACACCCTGTCAGCACCTCTCCCCAACGCAGCCACTGGTCCACAAG GAGGATCCGTGGCGAGGCGAAGAAGTGCCGTAAGGTGTACGGCATTGAGCACCGGGACCAGTGGTGCACCGCCTGTCGCTGGAAGAAAGCCTGCCAGCGCTTCCTCGACTGA
- the LOC120060193 gene encoding zinc finger protein 395-like isoform X2, whose amino-acid sequence MLPKSRLGKRSPLGALVCTSCPSMESTLETGGHGDPEGGVGGPTMGSPGPQHLSRFNNKLLPGQKVYVLCGGRECTGVVEQHNHVDNEVALLLPVLGQHVLRKLEDVWTCPTVPPPPSTTTQGTGRPHQMSSCIDVPRRSAESMDEMMAALVLTSLSCSPLVPSPPQRDTVTGSAGMECGGGELSDSGSSGYWSCDHGYGSPAPSPTITETEGHSLAVPPDEGLDMEQVLFDEPAPRKRRNSVKVAYRCLWPNCGKILKSVVGIKRHIRTLHLGQVSEHERCSCSEEDFYYTEIHQREPRPLTRPLGVSTPSTPWLACTSPPSPSPAGVGPGAGGDSPTEVSPQLSQSAPSTPDFFWQVHSEHSYQVPVQVVAPPVSVSYSCHCTTPTSTPHPRQGASFRVRSVSVGEQWLQQHSAPIRPHPVSTSPQRSHWSTRRIRGEAKKCRKVYGIEHRDQWCTACRWKKACQRFLD is encoded by the exons ATGTTACCTAAGAGTCGTCTGGGGAAACGTTCCCCATTAGGGGCGTTGGTGTGTACCTCCTGCCCCTCCATGGAGAGCACATTGGAGACAGGGGGTCATGGGGACCCTGAGGGGGGTGTGGGGGGCCCAACCATGGGATCACCAGGGCCCCAGCATCTCAGCAGATTCAACAACAAACTACTTCCTGGACAGAAG gTGTATGTGTTGTGTGGAGGGCGTGAGTGCACAGGGGTAGTGGAGCAACACAACCATGTGGATAATGAGGTGGCTCTCCTACTGCCTGTCCTGGGACAGCATGTCCTGAGGAAACTAGAGGACGTATGGACCTGCCCCACCGTCCCGCCTCCACCTTCTACTACGACACAGGGCACAGGCAGACCACACCAAATGTCCTCCTGCATCGATGTGCCCAGGAG GAGTGCGGAGTCTATGGATGAGATGATGGCAGCCCTGGTTCTGACCAGCCTGTCCTGCAGCCCTCTGGTCCCGAGCCCTCCtcagagagacacagtcacag GTTCTGCTGGTATGGAGTGTGGAGGCGGGGAACTCTCAGACAGCGGCAGTAGTGGCTACTGGAGCTGTGACCATGGCTACGGAAGCCCGGCCCCCTCTCCAACAATCACAGAAACAGAGGGTCACAGCCTGGCCGTGCCCCCTGATGAGGGATTGGACATGGAGCAGGTGCTGTTTGATGAGCCAGCACCACGGAAACGCAGG AACTCAGTGAAGGTGGCCTACAGGTGTCTGTGGCCCAACTGTGGGAAGATTCTGAAGTCTGTCGTTGGGATTAAACGTCACATCCGTACCCTGCACCTGGG CCAAGTCAGTGAGCATGAGCGTTGCTCCTGCAGCGAGGAGGACTTCTACTACACAGAGATACATCAGCGGGAGCCGCGGCCTCTCACCCGACCTCTAGGGGTCTCTACCCCCAGCACCCCATGGCTGGCCTGCACCTCcccccccagcccctctcccGCTGGCGTAGGACCAGGAGCTGGAGGAGACTCCCCCACAGAAGTGAGCCCCCAGCTCAGCCAGTCTGCCCCCTCCACCCCGGACTTCTTCTGGCAGGTCCACTCTGAGCACTCCTACCAG GTTCCAGTCCAGGTGGTGGCTCCACCTGTCTCGGTCTCCTACTCATGCCATTGTACCACACCTACCTCAACCCCCCACCCAAGACAG GGTGCGTCGTTCCGTGTGAGGTCAGTCAGTGTGGGAGAACAGTGGCTGCAGCAGCACAGTGCCCCCATCAGACCACACCCTGTCAGCACCTCTCCCCAACGCAGCCACTGGTCCACAAG GAGGATCCGTGGCGAGGCGAAGAAGTGCCGTAAGGTGTACGGCATTGAGCACCGGGACCAGTGGTGCACCGCCTGTCGCTGGAAGAAAGCCTGCCAGCGCTTCCTCGACTGA